TCCCCGACATCCCCCCTGTTTCCAAGGACAGACGTCCGGGCGTCTGGCTTCCAATCCAGGACAGACAGGGCGCTTTTCGAGCAGGGGTCCGCCTGGAGAGTGTTCACCCTCGCGCGCTTTCCTCGTCCCGGAAGGGCGCGGGTAGGGGGGGACCTCTCGGGTCTTTTCCACCTCCCGGAAGAGGTCACGGAGGAGCGGCGTTCCGGGGCTGGATGGACAGCTCTTCCCTCTGTGAGTCGCGGCGAGCCTCGCGCGGGAGCCCGCGTGGGACCGGGCCTTGCAGAACCGAGCGGTATGAACCCCCCCGTCCCGCCCATGCTGTTCTGTCCATTCCCCGCGCAGGAATATCCCCGCCTGCGGCAACTCGAGGAGGAGGCCCTGGCGCGCTGGAAGGGCCAACTGGAGACGCCCACGCAGCACGTCGACCTCCAGAAGTTGCGCCAGGGTCACTTCCCCCTGTTGCTCGGCCGCGCTCATCCCAACCTGCCCCCGGAGCGGTTGAGCGCGGCGCTCGACTTCCTCATCTGGAACTTCTCCTGGAATGATCTGATGAACGGGGTGCCCCTGGTCTGGCTCCAGGAGCAGAACTGGCTGGCGCTGGCGGTGTTGCAGGGGGCCACGCCCGCGCGCGACGCGCTGCCCTCGCTGTGGATGCTCCGGGACATCCGCGAGCGGCTGCTCGGGTCCACGCCTCGCGCCTGGCGCGAGCGCTTCATCCGGGCCTGCCAGTGGTACTTCCGGGGGATGATTCGCGAGGCGCGGGTGCGCGCCGAGCACCTGTGCCTGGACGTGTCGTCCTACGTCGAGCTGCGCCGCCTGTCGGCGGGCACGTCCATGGTGTTCACCCAGATGGAGGCGCTCGAGGGCGTCTTCCTCCCGGAGGAACTCCTGGCCCATCCCGCGCTCGTGCAGCTCACGCGCACCGCCACGGATGTGATGGCCTGGGCCAACGATCTCTTCTCGCTGGAGCGCGATCTGCGGGACGACTGCCACCCGAACCTGGTGCTGTCGCTGCGGCTCGAGCGGGAACTGCCGTTGGACGAGGCGCTGCGCGCGGCGGCGGAGATGCACGACACGGCGGTGCGGCGCTTCCTCGTCCAGGAGCGCTCCCTGCCTTCGTTCGGCGTGCATGACGCCGCCGTGTCGCGGCTCGTGCTCGGGATGCGCCGGTGGATTCGCGCCAACCTCGACTGGTCGCTGCTGACGGGCCGCTATCCGCGGACCGCCGCGTCCCAGTGCTCGCGCGTGGCGTGAGCCCGCTCACAGCCCGAGCCAGGCCAGCAGAGCGCCCAGGTCCTCATCCGACAGGGCCTCGCGGCTGTAGGGCGGCATGTTGCCCCCCAC
This sequence is a window from Cystobacter ferrugineus. Protein-coding genes within it:
- a CDS encoding terpene synthase family protein, with protein sequence MNPPVPPMLFCPFPAQEYPRLRQLEEEALARWKGQLETPTQHVDLQKLRQGHFPLLLGRAHPNLPPERLSAALDFLIWNFSWNDLMNGVPLVWLQEQNWLALAVLQGATPARDALPSLWMLRDIRERLLGSTPRAWRERFIRACQWYFRGMIREARVRAEHLCLDVSSYVELRRLSAGTSMVFTQMEALEGVFLPEELLAHPALVQLTRTATDVMAWANDLFSLERDLRDDCHPNLVLSLRLERELPLDEALRAAAEMHDTAVRRFLVQERSLPSFGVHDAAVSRLVLGMRRWIRANLDWSLLTGRYPRTAASQCSRVA